Proteins encoded in a region of the Longimicrobium sp. genome:
- a CDS encoding thiol-disulfide oxidoreductase DCC family protein, with translation MPEPAGPPADDAGPIVLYDGVCGLCNRSVQLILRNDRRGRFRFAALQSDAGKAMLREHGMPEDALDTVVLVEGGRAYRKSRAACRIARRMDAPWPVLWPLLVVPRPVADFFYDLVARHRYRIFGKTEACMLPPPEVRARFLG, from the coding sequence ATGCCTGAACCCGCCGGGCCGCCGGCCGACGACGCCGGGCCGATCGTGCTGTACGACGGCGTGTGCGGCCTCTGCAACCGCTCGGTGCAGCTCATCCTGCGCAACGACCGGCGCGGGCGCTTCCGCTTCGCCGCGCTGCAGTCCGACGCCGGGAAGGCCATGCTGCGCGAGCACGGGATGCCCGAGGACGCGCTCGACACCGTGGTCCTGGTCGAGGGCGGGCGGGCGTACCGCAAGTCGCGCGCGGCGTGCCGCATCGCGCGGCGGATGGACGCGCCGTGGCCGGTGCTCTGGCCGCTGCTCGTGGTCCCCCGGCCGGTGGCAGACTTCTTCTACGACCTGGTGGCCAGGCACCGCTACCGGATCTTCGGGAAGACCGAGGCCTGCATGCTCCCGCCGCCCGAGGTGCGCGCGCGCTTCCTCGGCTGA